The Anopheles gambiae chromosome 2, idAnoGambNW_F1_1, whole genome shotgun sequence genomic sequence taattaaacatgcTATATACTGCATAAGTGTAAACGATGTTCCTTACCCGATAGTTTaaatgcaatgaaaaaaaagtcctTCTAGAGTTCATACTACTGGGAAcatttagtgttttttttttgtatatttcaaCAAACTATGCGATACACGAAACAAAGAACCGCGTTaagattttaaaaatcattatttttattgctttcaatTAAACTTAAAGTCAATCATAATTCCACCAGAATGTTCACTCATCAGTAGAAACGGCGCATAGGCGGATCAGTGGATGGAACCGTGGTCTCCATTGTTGTCTCTGGGGGCATGGTAGTTGCTTCAGTCGTTGTTGTGGTTGACGTAGAAACCTCGGTTGTGGTTGTCGTAGTACCCTCGGTCGTGGTTACCATTTCCTTGCGCCTCAACATCATACGACTCTTCTTAAGACTGTAGTTAGCTCCGCGGAAAGTCTCCCAGAACATACCAGTGGTACCACCAGTCAGACCCTTCAGGTAGAGACCGTTCAAGTTGCTAAAATCAcagaaaatgttcaaatattAAATGATCAACATTAGTTAAATACACGCCGGTGCTAACTTACCTCATTCCGCAACCTGTGTACCACCAGGCACCGCGGTTAGAGACGGCACAGTTGATTTCGCTGTTGTCTAGATCGAGATCGTACGCGCTGAACAGCACACCCTTTATTGCTCCTAGCGAATCACCGGCATTGCCAGAGTATCCGCCCAACTTGGTAATAGGGTAGAAGTCCGCACCGCTACCGATGGCGAATTCATTGTAAGTCGCGGTAGTAACGTTCTTTTCAAAATCTTCCAGCACGATGAACAACTCGTAATCTCCTGAAGCAGTCATATTGTAGATGCGATCCAGACCCAGCCAGTAATCGCCACCATCGAACTGGCCGAAACCGCTACGGTAATCGCTGTATGCACGGTAGAAATCGGTCGATCCGTCCTGACGGTTCTGGATAACGGTGTATCGTCCCACGCTGAAATCAAGCACGCAAACCACCTTGGTAGGCTCAGAGAATGCATCCTGCACCAGGTAGGTACCAGTCTGGGTAATGCGCGAATCATCACAAGACGTAAAGATAGTGTCTTCCTCTGGTGCCGGAGGTCTGTACTCTCCTTGGCGTCCTTCCAGATCCAGAATAGATTCGGTAAGGAACGTTTTTGTCACCAACCCCTGCTGGTTGATGGTAAGATCTCTGCAAGATAATTGTGGTAAAATTAAGGATAAAGAGAACATATTTAATTAGAGCAAGAAACATTCACGATGAAAGTTTCGGTCATACCTGATTGACTGCATGATCTCGGACAAAGCAATCGAAGATTTAAATAGCTGATCGTTGATGTTTTCACCCGTCTTAGACGTTTGACCGACATACCAGGACACACTCTTGACGTTCTTCTTCATGTCCTGCAGCTCACTGTACACAGCACCGTACTTGTTGCGCAGGTTCAGGATGAGTTTCAAAAGATTCGACTCTACCTTCCTTAGCTTGTCCACAATATTTTGGCAGCCACATTTATCGATATCACTGCCACCCTGCTGAATGGGTGCAGGGGTGGTGGGCGTCGGTGGCCTAATTCCATACTTTGGAGCGATTTCGGCGTAGCCCAAGCTAGCCGTACAGCCTACTGCCAAAACAAGCACGATCAACTTCATCTTGCGAACGCTTCCTAGTGAGCACTGACAGTCGTCTTGCGAAAACGCTGCCTTAAATACTCCTCGGCCATGGTCAGAAGATGAGTCCAATGGGACCGCGATGCGATACCGTTAGAAGACACATGGATGGATGCGAAGATCACCCGTGGGGCGAACTGGAGGCAAACGGAATGAGAGTTACCTAATTCACGATTCTTCCTATCTCTGGACTTTATTGTTCATTTTCTGTTTTCGTATGTCTATTCTAGGGTTTCATGCATAAATGAAATAGGCCTATGAATATGATTATCCAATTAGATTTTTTGGAAAagtacaaaaataataacaattatgTTTTCAACTAGACTGTGTTTTATTAAGAGACTAATtgctaaatgaattaaattaagtCCAGTTAATTTTTACTAAAGACTTATAGATGCATTTAAAAATTGGTGTCGGAATTGTACATACACTTTAAAAGAGACACTTATATTTCTGcaaattaaacacatttttcagTTTTAAAAATAGGTATATCTCAACAATAGTTTACCAAAGTTTATGCTCTCAGTACTCACCACATCATATAATCTTATTCCACTTAGAGTGTTTTAATCATTTggtaatttaatgtttttaatatgTAACCATAATTAACTTTACTTGACGCTGGTTTTGAAAGCAAATTAATTATGTAATACTTAACATGACAACTACATTCATATTATGAGTCACCAATTCAGCTCCGCATATCGCATTAGGCATTAGATTGTTAGAATTAGAATATTGTTCGCATACTTTTGATGAATTGCATTATTACAACACAGTAAAACACTTTAATTGAAATTAGATTTAATGTCACTGAGTGGTCATGGACACAGATGTAAACtacaatttattaattttagtaTTTATCAATCGTATTGCAAAGAATTCTATATCGATTGAACCAAAATATTTCGTCCACTTACTATGGtcaaatattgaaataaattgcCCGTCTGAGCCTATTTGTTACCCTGAgggaatgcaaaaaaatattgaccttaattttacattttacctACGTCAATCGATGTGCATTTTAAATTGCAAATATATTTGCTACAAAATAAAGCGCAAAATATACCGTTAGCTGTGATATTCGCTAACTTGTCACTCGCGTCCTGGAGGGTGAGTGTAATTATAGGCCtccaaaaagagaaaaaaagtattgTTATCTTGCCAGTGTTCCCATTAATCTGAATGTCACTGACCGCATATAGTTCGTGTCTCAGGTAGAAAGGTTCATCAAAAATAGAATACCCAAAAACAACTGAAGCTATCTTTTGCGTGTAGTTTGTCGCATTTGTTGATGCTCCCATAATGTGCTAACCAACTATCTCTAGTGagctggtttttttgttgtataatGTGAATCGAGCACAGCATGCAGCGAAACAGATCGAGCGGATTTGGTTTGCACTACTATTTGGTAAGTTCGCgggttttatcgtttttttttattctacatATTGAATCGATTTTAAGGCGATCGAAATCAAACACCAAACGAAATCCATGcaaaaacaagtttttttttgcttgtgtaCATTAGATCGACGAACTTGATCCCTCCTAGAACCAGTTCTTGCTCTAGGCAGATTAGACGTTGCTATAGAGGAAATTTGCATATTTTGGGAAGAAATGGGCCAATTCCTGTGCCTTTAACGGTCAGCTGGTCCACTTGTGTAGCGGCGCGCTAATGAACACAACTGGACGCTGGTGTTGGGGACACATCATGGGGCATAGGAAGATGTGAATAGATGAACCAGTAGGTTGCGGAAAGTTTGAGCTGTACGTGTAGCGGCATTCGCCAAAGATTTTGGCAAAGAATATTAGCTAGCATACGTTTTCTTCCCGCGTGCCTATTCCTGTCCGATCTCGCTATCGTAATAAATTATCAGCTGGATGTGCTAGCTGCGTGGAGCCGATAAACCCTCGGGATTTGTCTGGTCAAGTAGACCTGTTTGTGGTGGTATGTTCGGAAGATGTTTCGTAAGTAACGGTACCAGCTGATCGCAGAAAGGGACGTTGAACTGCCAAAATTTGCTATAAATTGAGCCTGATGGTGGTCAGACTGTATCAGTTCCGTCTGGAGTCTTGTTTGGCAGAGTCGCAGTGCAGCATGAGAAAGTTCTTACTAGTTTTAACGCTGGCGCTGGCGCTAGCTAGTGCCGAAACGACCGAGGACAAGGAAGATGCGGTTCCGGAAGAGATCGTCGAGGAGATCAAGGCGAGCGACGAAATCCCTGAAAATGATGGTGGTCTGCGCAACTTCGAATACTACAATACCGTTCACGGACCACATCGAGGTAACTCCCACGGTGATTACCGTCCACCAAACTTCGCTCCGTCCAATATCGGTTACGGAGGTGGTGGCTACGACGGCGGTTACGGCGGCGGCTATGGAGGCTCGTACCCCAACCCTCCTCCACAACCATCAGAGTCAGAGTACGACTTCCCAAAACCGAACCCTCCGCCGAGTTGCAACTGCAAGGATATCGTCGACCAAATCGACGATCTGGATGAGAAGATCATCAAGTCGCTGCTAGATTTGGAAATTAAGGCCGATGGCATCCAGAGAGACGTTGGAGACATCCACAAAGAGACGGAATCGGTTGCATTCGTGTCATCCCAAACACAGCTGATCGCAAATGCTGTCGACAATCAGCTAAATATCGTTCGCCAGAATCTTACCATCATTAAGTCTGATGTCGAGTAAGTATTTCAAATTACAAATTATCCACAGTTCCCATGGTAAATAAGTCGTTTAATAACCTTGCCATTTTATTATGCCATCGCCAGGGAATTGACTCAGTTCCAGCAAAACATCCCTGATAGAACTTATCTGACCGAGGCTCTGTTCGGACTGAAGTGCAGCTATGCACGCAAGAGCAAGCCGCTGGATGACAGGATCTACTCTTCTTGTGAGGATCCTAACATCAAGAAAACGGGCACCTACTGGATTAAGGCCAACTTCTACAAGCCGGTAAAAGTGATCTGCATGCTGGACTATGGCGGCCGATGGATGGTCATTCAGAACCGTTTCGATGGTAGCGTTGACTTCTACCGTCCATGGAGGGAGTACAAGTATGGATTCGGAAACAACGACGGTGGAGAGTACTGGCTTGGACTGGATCGTATTTACCAGTTCACCAAGAACGGTGGAGCCCAGCTTATGATTATGTTGGAGGACTTTGAGAAGAACGTTACCTACGCCCAGTATGATCAGTTCTCAATCTCCGATGAGAACGATCAGTACAGGATCCTGAAGCTGAAGGGCTTCCTCGGCGGTGCTGGCAACTCGTTTGAGGCAGAGGGCATGCGCTTCTCCACCTTCGACTACGACAATGACAAGTTCGATCAGAACTGTGCTGCCCACACCCACGGTGCCTGGTGGTACAAATCTTGCGGGGACAGGTACGTATAGCGTgaaaagatacaaaaaacaTGCTTACACATTTTTCCCCCATTCACAGCAACCTCAACGGTCTGTACCTGAACGGACCTACGCTAGAGAAGACCGGTATCTAC encodes the following:
- the LOC1275821 gene encoding ficolin-1-A — translated: MKLIVLVLAVGCTASLGYAEIAPKYGIRPPTPTTPAPIQQGGSDIDKCGCQNIVDKLRKVESNLLKLILNLRNKYGAVYSELQDMKKNVKSVSWYVGQTSKTGENINDQLFKSSIALSEIMQSIRDLTINQQGLVTKTFLTESILDLEGRQGEYRPPAPEEDTIFTSCDDSRITQTGTYLVQDAFSEPTKVVCVLDFSVGRYTVIQNRQDGSTDFYRAYSDYRSGFGQFDGGDYWLGLDRIYNMTASGDYELFIVLEDFEKNVTTATYNEFAIGSGADFYPITKLGGYSGNAGDSLGAIKGVLFSAYDLDLDNSEINCAVSNRGAWWYTGCGMSNLNGLYLKGLTGGTTGMFWETFRGANYSLKKSRMMLRRKEMVTTTEGTTTTTTEVSTSTTTTTEATTMPPETTMETTVPSTDPPMRRFY
- the LOC1275822 gene encoding fibrinogen-like protein 1, which codes for MVVRLYQFRLESCLAESQCSMRKFLLVLTLALALASAETTEDKEDAVPEEIVEEIKASDEIPENDGGLRNFEYYNTVHGPHRGNSHGDYRPPNFAPSNIGYGGGGYDGGYGGGYGGSYPNPPPQPSESEYDFPKPNPPPSCNCKDIVDQIDDLDEKIIKSLLDLEIKADGIQRDVGDIHKETESVAFVSSQTQLIANAVDNQLNIVRQNLTIIKSDVEELTQFQQNIPDRTYLTEALFGLKCSYARKSKPLDDRIYSSCEDPNIKKTGTYWIKANFYKPVKVICMLDYGGRWMVIQNRFDGSVDFYRPWREYKYGFGNNDGGEYWLGLDRIYQFTKNGGAQLMIMLEDFEKNVTYAQYDQFSISDENDQYRILKLKGFLGGAGNSFEAEGMRFSTFDYDNDKFDQNCAAHTHGAWWYKSCGDSNLNGLYLNGPTLEKTGIYWNSFRGYNYSLKKTRMMLRQIGGGTGY